AGCACTGGCTCGTGGCAAAAAACATTACAAGACGGCTCAACCTACACAATAGAGGTGCAGGCCATGATATTTGACGAGGAAGCTACTGACTCCGATTATTATTTTCACATTCAATCCATTGCAATTGGATCAGAAGAATTTATTTGGCAAGAATAAATTAAATTCACCACCGCATACAACCGCTTGAATATCAGGCGGTTTTTTTATACCACAAATCATACTACTATATTTATAGTATTTTTTCTATTAAAATAGTTTTATTTCTAAATAATTAGTACTATGTTTGTAGTATAAATATTTTTAGTATGATTTTTGTACTCGGCACTTACTACTAAAAATCTTAGTACTGTATAAAATGAAAACACTAACAAAAGCGGAAGAACAAGTGATGCAAATCCTTTGGGATTTGAAAGAGGGAGTTGTAAAACAAGTTGTTGAAGGCTTTGGAGAAAGCAAACCCGCCTACACCACCGTTGCAACGGTTTTAAATGTATTGGAAAAAAAGGGTTTTGTTTCGCGACGAAAAATTGGAAATACGAATCTTTTTTCGCCCGCAGTTAGTAAAACCGAATATACCAAAGTTCAGTTCTCTTCGCTTCTTAAAAACTACTTTAACGGTTCGTTTCCTAAAATGGCAACATTTTTTGCCCGCGAAAATAACCTGGGAATGGAAGAATTGGAAGAGATGCTTAAGCTTACCGAGAATGAATTAAACAAAGAGAACAAAAAATAGCCATGGAAACTTTATTACAATATCTACTGAATTCATCAGCCGGAATTGCCTTGTTTTTTATGGTATACTGGCTGTTTTTGCGGCACGAAACCTTCCATGCCGCTAACCGCTGGTTTTTGGTAGCATCACTTTTTCTGGCCATTATGCTCCCATTAATTCCTGTTCAATACGATGTTTTAATTGAAGCACAAAATCAAAAAACAGCCACCCGCACAATTAGCGACACCTTTAAAAATATACCGGTTTTTGCGGCTACCGATGAAGCAACCAGCCATTTTGGTTGGCAGCAGGCCATACTACTTGTTTACCTTACCGGAGCTGCCATATTCTTTATTCGCTTACTTACCCAAACTCTTGTGCTTATTCATTTAATGATGAAATACCGTGTAAAATCGTTTAACGGTGTTCGCATTGTTGAAAACGAAAAATACGGACTCCCCTTTTCATTTTTTAATATCGTATTTCTAAATCCGAAGTTTCACACACAGGACGACCTGCCGGAAATTCTGGCTCACGAAAAAGTGCACATTCGTGAGAATCACTGGTTCGACCTGCTTCTTATAGAACTGTTAACAGTCATCTTTTGGTTCAACCCATTTATTTGGTTGTTTGAACGAGCAATTAAACAAAACCATGAGTACCTGGCCGACAAAGGTGTCCTTGCGCAGGGACACACTGTAGGCCGCTACCAGGCTTTATTAGTAAACCAGCTAATGGGCATGCAAATTATTGGCATTACCAATAACCTGAATTTTGCCCTTAGCACAAATCGATTAAAAATGATGACGAAAAAGAAAACATCAGCCCGCCGGCTGATAAAATTAACCTGGGCATTGCCCGCTCTTGCGCTATTGTTGTTCGCTTTTGCCGAACCGCAATACACCTACAAGAATGCTGAACTAATAGGAAACAAAACCGTTGCAACCGAAACGAAATCGGAGAAAGAACTTACTATTGTTGGTAAAGTTGTTTCGAAAGAAACGGGTGACGTAATTCCCGGAGCTTCAATAGTTATTAAAGGCTCAACGGTGGGTTGCGTGTCAGACCGCGATGGAACTTTTACGCTTGTTGATACAAATCCAACGGTAAAAGCTGATGGTAGTTTGAGTACCGAAGTTGTGGTTTCGTTTGTTGGCCTAAAAACCATTGTGAATTCAATTTCGGCCTCCGGGTCGGCGATAAACAAAGCCAAACATACCTTTCAGATGGAAGAGGCTGTTCAAATGATTTACAACCGAGCGTACACTGGTGAACAGTTAGTTCCTCCACCACCACCGCCACCGCCTGCAAATAAAAACAAAACTGAAAAAATCGTTAAGAAAGGCGACAAAAGTGCAAACGTTCCTCCTCCACCACCGCCTGCAACAGGCGAAAAAGAAGTGTTTTTTATTGTAGAAGACATGCCGAAATACCCCGGAGGATTCGAGGCATTGAGTAACTACATTGAGAAAATGCAAAAGAAAATTGCTGTTCAGAAAAAAGTTAGCGGCAAAGCCAAAGTAAGCTTTACCGTATCAACATCAGGCAAAGTAACCGATATTAAAGTGGTTGAAAAAGATAACGACATGGCAGCCAAAGGAGCTTATATGCTTGCCAATGAAATGCAGAACTGGACTCCCGGTTACCAGCGCGGAAAAGCCGTTTCAGTTAAATATGTTTTACCTGTAGAATTTAAATAAACAGAAAATTATAAAAATTACGGTTCACCCGTTGACTTTTGTCATCGGGTGTTTTTTGTTCCTGAATCTTTGTGCCTTAACGCCTTTGTGGTTAATTTTATTCTTTTTAAAAGTAGCAGGCCATGAAATCATTGTACTTCAAAACCGCAAAAGACTGGGAAACCTGGTTGGTCCAAAACCACCAAAAAGAATCGGAGATAAAACTTATCTATTATAAAAAGCACACGAAAAAACCTTGTATTACCTACGACGAGTCGGTAAAAATTGCCCTCTGCTACGGTTGGATAGATAGCCTGGTTAACCGCATTGATGAGGAGTGTTACACCCGAAAATTCAGTGTACGAAAATCAAACAGTGTTTGGTCGGAATTGAATAAAAAACGGGTAGCAGAACTCATCGATGCTGGTAAAATGCAAGCTGCCGGAATGCGTCTGGTTGACATTGCCAAACAAAACGGAAAATGGGATGAAGTAATTGAACCACCCAAAACCAATCTCGAAATTTCAGCGGACTTTAAAGCTGCACTTGATGAAAATGCAAAAGCACAACGCTTTTTCAAAAGCCTTACCAAAGCCCAAAAAAATCAATTTATCAAATGGATTAATGTGGCGAAGCGCCAAGGGACAAAAGAAAAACGGATTCAGGAATCTATTGAATTGCTGGCTAATAAAAAGACGTTAGGATTAAAGTAAGACCGCTATAAAAAACGAAAGGCCGGTTCAATAACCAGCCCTTTCTCAATCAACCTAAACCTAAACTAAACCAAAAACCAAACCATCTTATGGTATGTAAATCTTTATGAAGAAAGATTTGTAACAGTAGAACACAAGTAGTAAAAAAAGGTTTACCGAACTATCGTTTTTTTTCAATTTCCTTTTTCAACAGAAACTCTAAAGGAATATTAAGGCGTTTTTTCCAGGCCTCCTCAGAATGATTCTCGCCTTCGAATTTCATTGTTAACCAATTAGA
Above is a genomic segment from uncultured Draconibacterium sp. containing:
- a CDS encoding BlaI/MecI/CopY family transcriptional regulator, with the translated sequence MKTLTKAEEQVMQILWDLKEGVVKQVVEGFGESKPAYTTVATVLNVLEKKGFVSRRKIGNTNLFSPAVSKTEYTKVQFSSLLKNYFNGSFPKMATFFARENNLGMEELEEMLKLTENELNKENKK
- a CDS encoding YdeI/OmpD-associated family protein produces the protein MKSLYFKTAKDWETWLVQNHQKESEIKLIYYKKHTKKPCITYDESVKIALCYGWIDSLVNRIDEECYTRKFSVRKSNSVWSELNKKRVAELIDAGKMQAAGMRLVDIAKQNGKWDEVIEPPKTNLEISADFKAALDENAKAQRFFKSLTKAQKNQFIKWINVAKRQGTKEKRIQESIELLANKKTLGLK
- a CDS encoding M56 family metallopeptidase, with product METLLQYLLNSSAGIALFFMVYWLFLRHETFHAANRWFLVASLFLAIMLPLIPVQYDVLIEAQNQKTATRTISDTFKNIPVFAATDEATSHFGWQQAILLVYLTGAAIFFIRLLTQTLVLIHLMMKYRVKSFNGVRIVENEKYGLPFSFFNIVFLNPKFHTQDDLPEILAHEKVHIRENHWFDLLLIELLTVIFWFNPFIWLFERAIKQNHEYLADKGVLAQGHTVGRYQALLVNQLMGMQIIGITNNLNFALSTNRLKMMTKKKTSARRLIKLTWALPALALLLFAFAEPQYTYKNAELIGNKTVATETKSEKELTIVGKVVSKETGDVIPGASIVIKGSTVGCVSDRDGTFTLVDTNPTVKADGSLSTEVVVSFVGLKTIVNSISASGSAINKAKHTFQMEEAVQMIYNRAYTGEQLVPPPPPPPPANKNKTEKIVKKGDKSANVPPPPPPATGEKEVFFIVEDMPKYPGGFEALSNYIEKMQKKIAVQKKVSGKAKVSFTVSTSGKVTDIKVVEKDNDMAAKGAYMLANEMQNWTPGYQRGKAVSVKYVLPVEFK